One genomic window of Solanum stenotomum isolate F172 chromosome 9, ASM1918654v1, whole genome shotgun sequence includes the following:
- the LOC125877455 gene encoding uncharacterized protein LOC125877455 → MSSGVEVEASKDDDVIEVNEEPENATEKEVEITQKVVLMSTPPPPFPQRLVKMSKEGKYSRFISMLKNLSINVSLIEILEQMPRYAKFMKDLKKEDPGAFSIRCTIRLLHFAKALCDLGASINLMPLSIYKKLGLRDPKPTAMQLLMAYRNVKKPIGMLQNVLVKVACFIVPTNFVLLHCDIDFEVPIILGRPFLATRCASVDVEKG, encoded by the exons ATGTCGTCTGGGGTTGAAGTTGAGGCTAGTAAAGATGATGATGTGATTGAGGTAAATGAAGAGCCCGAGAATGCAACAGAGAAGGAAGTGGAGATAACTCAGAAAGTTGTTCTCATGTCTACACCTCCACCTCCTttcccacagaggttagtgaagatgTCTAAAGAAGGAAAATACAGCAGGTTTATTAGTATGTTGAAGAACCTTTCCATCAATGTGTCGTTGATAGAAattttggagcaaatgcctaggtatgcaaagtttatgaaggaTTTA aagaaggaggATCCTGGTGCTTTCAGTATTCGTTGTACTATTAGGTTGCTACATTTTGCAAAGGCattgtgtgatttgggtgctaGTATCAATTTGATGCCATTGTcaatttacaagaagttgggtttaagGGATCCAAAACCAACTGCGATGCAACTGCTTATGGCCTATAGAAATGTGAAGAAGCCCATTGGTATGCTCCAAAATGTACTAGTGAAAGTGGCGTGTTTTATCGTTCCGACGAATTTTGTGCTACTGCATTGTGAtattgattttgaggttcccattatccttgggagaccattcctaGCCACTAGATGTGCTTCGGTTGATGTGGAGAAAGGGTAG